One Taeniopygia guttata chromosome 16, bTaeGut7.mat, whole genome shotgun sequence DNA window includes the following coding sequences:
- the LOC140685181 gene encoding olfactory receptor 14J1-like, with translation MCYDRYVSICKPLHYGTLLGSRACAHMAAAAWASAFLNALLHTANTFSLPLCHGNALGQFFCEIPQILKLSCSKSYLREHWVLVVTVSSSLCCFVFIVFSYVQIFRVVLRIPSEQGRHKAFFTCLPHLAVVSLFLSTAVFAHLKSPSMSSPSLDLALSVLYSVLPPALNPLIYSLRNQELKAAVWTLMTGCFQEH, from the coding sequence atgtgctacgaccgctacgtgtccatctgcaaacccctgcactacgggaccctcctgggcagcagagcttgtgcccacatggcagcagctgcctgggccagtgcctttctcaatgctctgctgcacacagccaatacattttccctgcccctgtgccatggcaatgccctgggccagttcttctgtgaaatcccccagatcctcaaactctcctgctccaaatcctacctcagggAACACTGGGTTCTTGTGGTTACTGTCAGTTCATcgttgtgttgttttgtgttcattgttttctcctatgtgcagatcttcagggtcgtactgaggatcccctctgagcagggacggcacaaagcctttttcacctgcctccctcacctggccgtggtctccctgttcctcagcactgcagtgtttgctcacctgaagtctccctccatgtcctccccatccctggatctggccctgtcagttctgtactcggtgctgcctccagccctgaaccccctcatctacagcctgaggaaccaggagctcaaggctgcagtgtggacactgatgactggatgctttcaggaacattaa